ATGAACGTGTAGAGGAGAcgggaagataagaggaggaggacgaggaggaggaggaggaggaggaggaggaggaggaggaggaggaggaaaggggaaaaaaaaagatattgttatcttttgttactactactactactactactactactactactactactactactactacttttactcaaacaaacaaaataacaaacaaaaactaTCATagatctaataataataaaaaaaaccgacctaataataataataataataataataataataataataataataataataataataatgataataataataatacatacatacaaacattctctctctctctctttctctctctctctctctctctctctctctctctctctctctctctcttacctgggATCTAATGGCCGTGGGAAAATACTCTTGATTCAACAAAAAAGGCATCAAATTTAATCCCATAAACATTGCGGTCTGGGACAAGCCAAGGAAGGCGAGAGGcgcccacccccacccctctaTGCCCACCACAGCAGGGGacgttgcggtggtggtggtggtggctgcggtggtggtggtggtgatgaaggtggtgatagtggtggtgctgtgggaAATACAGGAAGGGGGATTAAGAGTACGCTTGTgtgggggtagtagtagtagtagtagtagtagaaaaataaaaatatagacatGTTTTTATTCAAGGACAatcacgtgtaggtctgatggcttcctgctaCAACCCTTCCATTCGTTTTGTCACTCCCACCCACTGCCACTCACTTTCACTCACTCCTAGCCACTCTCAGCCACTCTCAGCCACTCTTAGCTTACCTGCCACTCTCCAGCACGCCGCAGTACACTGACATCAGGCCCAAACCCACGGCCATgatggaaaaacaaaggaataacgtgtttcttcttcctattccatcAATTAAGAAGACACTCACAATGCCTCCTgcgaactagagagagagagagagagagagagagagagagagagagagagagagagagagagagagagaggttcagtTAACGAATATATATGAAATGTTTGAATTTAATCGATGTAAAAATGATCGGTATATTTATGTTCatgatagcacacacacacacacacacacacacacacacacacacacacacacacacacacacacacacacacgcgcaggaatgaatgattaaagaagaaaggaaggatgaaagaaatgaagacagaaagacagaagaaaagtaaggaaggaaggagagaatcagAAATTTAGAaacgaaagaacgaaggaaggaaggaaaatgggagagaaacaaaggaaagagaaaaacaaacatcagactggaaaaaaaagcataaatgaaaggatgaaaaacacaaacacacacaaacacacacacagatacctaccctccccctcacacacacacacacacacacacacacacacacacacacctgcagaacCATCAGTATTATAGATGCAACTCCGCTATCCACTGAGCTGCCAGCTGCCTCAAAGATTTGGACTGAATAAGAATTAATCGCGAGGAAAcctggaaaaagaataaatgaatgaataaatgagtaaatagataaatggataaacagatagacagatagatacacacacacacttacctgtaaaagccacaaggaagaagaggccaGATACTACAAGCAGAGACTTCAGAATTTCAGATTGCGCTAGTGTTCGCCAGCTTCCTGTCGTGCCTTCCTGCTGCTTATTGAAATCCTTGTAGCTGTTCACCTCTTGCTGTATATTGGCGTGGTGTCCCCTCAGCTCCAACAGAACCTTCATAGCCTTGTCCTCTCTGCCTGTTTGACGTGAAAGACTGACAGATAACGAGGTTTCTACATTgtcagcaggagaaacactttcgAGAATCTAGTTAATCAGCAGTTTCTAAATGTGGGCgtgagatagataaaaaaacaaaaaaaacatgagagaggagatgaaataCAGATATTGGAATGTTGGTATGAGGCTAAAGAAAGGGTTGATGAagagagggagtagaggagaaggatgaagagagggtATGATGAAGTacagacgaagagagagagagagagagagagagagagagagagagagagagagagagagagagagagagagagagagagagagagagagagagagagagagagagagagagagagataaactagagaaaaaaagaaaaaaaacgttagggactagaaagagagaaataaactagaagaaaaaagaaaaaaaaacgttagggactagaaagagagagagagagagagagagagagagagagagagagagagagagagagagagagagagagagagagagagagagagataacaacatCCTGTATTTGTGTCAAGCTGTGAaaatatcatctctctctctctctctctctctctctctcctctctctctctctctctctctctctctctctctctctctctctctctctctctctgtatgtatgtatgtacgtatgaagTATGAGAAGCTTGGTGGATGAAGTGAAGGATGGAAATGGAGATgtggatgaggagaggaaggcaggtcACGCCGATATAGATAGGAAAGCTGCTTCACCATGTTGGGAGCCGTCTGTACATATATAACATTTATTAATACGACAAAACTAAATtgttatatgtaaaaaaaacaaacaaacaaacaagcaaacaaataaacaaacacataggctttcttttttatcaactCTGGTTTCCCACtcgttttcttccgttttcacccgttttcttccgttttcacctgttttcttccgttttctcttaccAGTGACGACGAGGTAGGAGGGGGACTCAGGCAGCCACACGAGGAACAGGACAAAGGCAGCTGGAACTAGGGCGTTGATGAAGGCTACAGTGTAATAGCGGACGCAGTAACCCAGAGCCACTGAGAGGAcctggcctgagagagagagagagagagagagagagagagagagagagagagagagagagagagagagagagagagagagagagagagagagagagagagagagagagggaattacTTTTTggctacacacgcacacacctacaTTACAAACATACTACATCCCTCCcaacacacctgcaccacccCCCCGCCTCCCCAACACTAAGACAAGCTTACACACCTGCTAGGATGGCCAGGTTGAGACACATGCACATCATTCCGCGCACATCTGCATCAGCCAACTCTGCCACATAGGAATTAACTATAACAGTCATGCCTCCCAATGCCACACCTGAAATGCATCTGCAGCAACACATCTGTTAGTCACACCTGCGGAGAAAACACCTTTAAGACACCTACAATGTTAATAAATCTCAAAAAACACCTTTCCAGACTTTTCCAAACCTTCCCAACACTGGTTTTacgtaaaataacaaaaacacacactgcCCTCTCCTTCCTACACCTGTTAAAACACGTACAACACACAATTAACTTTAAAAAACACACCTGGacatctaatctaatctataAACCTACCCAGACCTGTCCAAACCATCCAAAAACCATTCCAAACCTGCACAAACCATAACAAACCATTCCAAACCATCCAAAAACCATTCCAAACCTGCCCAAACCATAACAAACCATTCCAAACTATCCCAGCACCATTCCAAACCATCCCAAACCATCCCAAACCATTCCAAACCTATCGAAACCATACAATATAATCGCAAAACCATTCCAAACCTGCCAAAACCTCCCCGAAGCGTGCCCACACCATCCCAAACCTGCTCGAAACACACCTGGACAAAAGGATTCCCGAATAATGAGGGATGAGAGCCATAGCGAGCCATCCAATGAAAGCAAGGGCCCCGTTCAtcatcattccctttcttctgcCGAGACGCATCGCCAAGGCCCCTGTCACCCACGCGCCGGGTAGTGAGGATAACATTAAAAGACtacctgtggagagagagagagagatggtagtggtggtggtggtggtggagaagacaCGAA
Above is a window of Scylla paramamosain isolate STU-SP2022 chromosome 46, ASM3559412v1, whole genome shotgun sequence DNA encoding:
- the LOC135094582 gene encoding facilitated trehalose transporter Tret1-like isoform X2 gives rise to the protein MKMEEEGKQESRRGRRNRLLRQFSKIARSSLGTGLMGTLFTYPAVLVQDLQTHGTSLYGTPLDIDGLQDIIGSLLMLSSLPGAWVTGALAMRLGRRKGMMMNGALAFIGWLAMALIPHYSGILLSRCISGVALGGMTVIVNSYVAELADADVRGMMCMCLNLAILAGQVLSVALGYCVRYYTVAFINALVPAAFVLFLVWLPESPSYLVVTGREDKAMKVLLELRGHHANIQQEVNSYKDFNKQQEGTTGSWRTLAQSEILKSLLVVSGLFFLVAFTGFLAINSYSVQIFEAAGSSVDSGVASIILMVLQFAGGIVSVFLIDGIGRRNTLFLCFSIMAVGLGLMSVYCGVLESGSTTTITTFITTTTTAATTTTTATSPAVVGIEGWGWAPLAFLGLSQTAMFMGLNLMPFLLNQEYFPTAIRSQACSICFTIWTLSTFTTLQFFTPMVTVMTQAGLYGAYCFFCVVGIPFTFFFIRETAGKAVG
- the LOC135094582 gene encoding facilitated trehalose transporter Tret1-like isoform X3, with product MEEEGKQESRRGRRNRLLRQFSKIARSSLGTGLMGTLFTYPAVLVQDLQTHGTSLYGTPLDIDGLQDIIGSLLMLSSLPGAWVTGALAMRLGRRKGMMMNGALAFIGWLAMALIPHYSGILLSRCISGVALGGMTVIVNSYVAELADADVRGMMCMCLNLAILAGQVLSVALGYCVRYYTVAFINALVPAAFVLFLVWLPESPSYLVVTGREDKAMKVLLELRGHHANIQQEVNSYKDFNKQQEGTTGSWRTLAQSEILKSLLVVSGLFFLVAFTGFLAINSYSVQIFEAAGSSVDSGVASIILMVLQFAGGIVSVFLIDGIGRRNTLFLCFSIMAVGLGLMSVYCGVLESGSTTTITTFITTTTTAATTTTTATSPAVVGIEGWGWAPLAFLGLSQTAMFMGLNLMPFLLNQEYFPTAIRSQACSICFTIWTLSTFTTLQFFTPMVTVMTQAGLYGAYCFFCVVGIPFTFFFIRETAGKAVG
- the LOC135094582 gene encoding facilitated trehalose transporter Tret1-like isoform X1, whose product is MFMCRCECGCVCVSVRFVQTVPRCVKMEEEGKQESRRGRRNRLLRQFSKIARSSLGTGLMGTLFTYPAVLVQDLQTHGTSLYGTPLDIDGLQDIIGSLLMLSSLPGAWVTGALAMRLGRRKGMMMNGALAFIGWLAMALIPHYSGILLSRCISGVALGGMTVIVNSYVAELADADVRGMMCMCLNLAILAGQVLSVALGYCVRYYTVAFINALVPAAFVLFLVWLPESPSYLVVTGREDKAMKVLLELRGHHANIQQEVNSYKDFNKQQEGTTGSWRTLAQSEILKSLLVVSGLFFLVAFTGFLAINSYSVQIFEAAGSSVDSGVASIILMVLQFAGGIVSVFLIDGIGRRNTLFLCFSIMAVGLGLMSVYCGVLESGSTTTITTFITTTTTAATTTTTATSPAVVGIEGWGWAPLAFLGLSQTAMFMGLNLMPFLLNQEYFPTAIRSQACSICFTIWTLSTFTTLQFFTPMVTVMTQAGLYGAYCFFCVVGIPFTFFFIRETAGKAVG